The following are from one region of the Leucobacter sp. Psy1 genome:
- a CDS encoding ketopantoate reductase family protein: protein MAMKIVVVGAGAMGRLFGNLLIAGGEDVTMVDVDPEAIADLNLRGITVALEGTEHHVAARAARAEDLTDPVDLIMVFTKSMHTRAALDSVRHLVHPATLGFTVQNGLGNHDPLIELLGRTRTLVGMTDYPADLGPDRVVHARSSGSVVIGTLDPSADPACARVAQTLSDSGVRTTVHPAVLIPIWEKLAFNATLNTLTAAAGLTVGEVGASRDAKRIALTVLAETLAVAGAIDMPVDPARVREHVEWALEHHADHRPSMLVDLESGRLTEVDSIGGVVCRLGATHGVAVPVLETLCAIVRLRSAAPK from the coding sequence ATGGCGATGAAGATAGTCGTCGTCGGCGCCGGCGCCATGGGCAGGCTCTTCGGGAACCTGCTCATCGCCGGCGGCGAAGACGTCACCATGGTGGACGTCGATCCCGAGGCGATCGCCGACCTGAACCTCAGAGGAATTACGGTGGCCCTCGAAGGGACAGAACACCACGTCGCCGCTCGTGCCGCGCGCGCGGAAGATCTGACGGACCCCGTCGACCTCATCATGGTGTTCACGAAGTCGATGCACACTCGGGCGGCGCTCGACTCCGTCCGGCATCTCGTCCATCCTGCGACACTGGGCTTCACGGTGCAGAACGGCCTGGGGAACCACGATCCTCTGATCGAGCTGCTGGGTCGCACTCGCACCCTCGTGGGTATGACGGACTATCCAGCCGACCTCGGCCCTGATCGCGTGGTGCACGCACGGTCGAGCGGGAGCGTGGTGATCGGGACTCTCGACCCATCGGCCGATCCAGCTTGCGCGCGCGTCGCCCAGACCCTCAGCGATTCAGGAGTCCGGACGACCGTGCACCCGGCGGTCCTCATTCCGATCTGGGAGAAATTGGCGTTCAACGCAACGCTCAACACGCTCACTGCGGCCGCCGGTCTCACCGTGGGCGAGGTCGGCGCGAGTCGAGACGCGAAGCGCATCGCGCTGACGGTGTTGGCAGAAACGCTTGCGGTAGCCGGCGCGATCGACATGCCGGTCGACCCCGCCCGGGTGCGCGAGCACGTCGAATGGGCACTCGAGCACCACGCTGATCATCGTCCGTCGATGCTCGTCGATCTCGAGTCGGGCCGACTCACCGAGGTCGATAGCATCGGCGGTGTCGTGTGCCGTCTGGGCGCGACGCACGGAGTCGCTGTTCCGGTGCTCGAGACGCTATGCGCAATCGTGCGGCTCAGGTCCGCCGCTCCGAAGTGA
- a CDS encoding DUF3237 domain-containing protein, with product MPNERPSPEPPDLRFFARFTIRVATPVETGTIGSARHRIIHITGGAVEGPAIRGEVLPAGADFQVIRSDTTTDLLAKYAIRTDDDEVIIVENAGVRTASPADVERIAAGKPVDPERVYFRCVPRLTASGSWSWLEDRVFIGAGQRFPDRVQVDVFEVL from the coding sequence ATGCCGAACGAGCGACCCAGCCCCGAGCCGCCAGACCTGAGGTTCTTCGCGCGATTCACCATCCGTGTGGCGACGCCGGTCGAGACCGGCACCATCGGGTCCGCTCGGCATCGGATCATCCACATCACGGGTGGCGCCGTGGAGGGACCGGCGATCCGCGGCGAGGTCCTGCCGGCAGGCGCCGACTTCCAGGTCATCCGCTCCGACACGACGACCGATCTCCTCGCGAAGTACGCGATCCGCACCGACGACGACGAGGTCATCATCGTCGAGAACGCCGGGGTCCGCACCGCAAGTCCCGCCGACGTCGAGCGAATCGCCGCGGGCAAGCCGGTTGATCCGGAACGGGTCTACTTCCGCTGTGTCCCCCGACTCACTGCGAGCGGCTCCTGGTCCTGGCTTGAAGATCGCGTCTTCATCGGAGCCGGCCAACGTTTCCCCGACCGGGTACAGGTCGACGTCTTCGAGGTGCTCTAG
- the mdlC gene encoding benzoylformate decarboxylase, translating to MSPTTVRESVFALARNHGISKVFGNPGSNEIPFLAGLPEDMEFVLGLHEQVVVGMAEGYSRATGEPALVNLHAASGSGNAMGALTNARSGNVPLVVIAGQQVRRTVGQETMLSNTDAATLPAPLVKYAHEPLAAADVPRALSEAIFEATTHPRGPVYLSVPLDDWEQPALESDALLLRRSVLRDRSEDGLVVRELTRTLNAGTRVALVVGGELDAAAVDQPAVFAAVQELAEKLDASVFIAPSPYRCAFPTTHPSFEGVLVPGIASVQERLAPFDTVLVIGAPVFRYHRWEPADYVSPDAHVCQLTEDPHAAARAPFGRSYLAEIGSALLGLARDVTDRGVRREATERSHPEPDAAASPLTGHDLLQAMNTLVDDTVVYVNETTTLDLDYLERVDIDRPGMYHFPASGGLGFGLPAAVGFAIGDPQATVVATIGDGSANFGITALYTAAQRQTRTIFIIINNSGYGALAGFSQRMGADHVPGLELGGIDFVAISQGYGVSASRVTSLEEFVEAYRFALTTTGPILIEAIVQ from the coding sequence ATGTCGCCCACGACTGTACGCGAGTCGGTGTTCGCGCTGGCACGGAATCACGGCATCTCGAAGGTCTTCGGGAATCCGGGGTCGAATGAGATCCCGTTCCTCGCGGGTCTTCCCGAAGACATGGAGTTCGTGCTCGGCCTGCACGAGCAGGTCGTCGTCGGGATGGCCGAAGGGTATTCACGAGCCACGGGAGAGCCGGCACTCGTCAACTTGCACGCGGCCTCAGGCAGCGGGAATGCCATGGGCGCGCTCACCAACGCGCGTTCCGGGAACGTGCCACTGGTGGTGATCGCCGGACAGCAGGTTCGGAGGACAGTCGGACAGGAGACGATGCTCTCGAATACTGATGCGGCGACGCTCCCGGCGCCGCTCGTGAAGTACGCACATGAGCCGCTCGCCGCCGCGGACGTGCCCCGGGCACTCTCGGAAGCCATCTTCGAGGCGACGACGCACCCCCGCGGCCCTGTCTACCTGTCAGTACCGCTCGACGACTGGGAGCAGCCCGCTCTCGAGAGCGATGCACTGCTGCTTCGCCGATCGGTGCTGCGCGACCGGTCAGAAGACGGACTGGTGGTCAGAGAGCTCACCCGGACGCTCAACGCTGGGACCCGTGTCGCCCTCGTGGTCGGCGGGGAGCTCGATGCCGCTGCGGTAGATCAGCCCGCGGTGTTCGCTGCAGTGCAGGAGCTCGCCGAGAAGCTCGATGCTTCGGTGTTCATCGCACCGTCGCCGTACCGCTGCGCGTTCCCGACCACTCACCCATCGTTCGAGGGGGTCTTGGTGCCCGGCATCGCATCGGTGCAGGAACGATTGGCACCATTCGATACGGTTCTCGTGATCGGGGCACCCGTGTTCCGTTATCACCGGTGGGAGCCCGCCGACTACGTTTCTCCTGACGCGCATGTGTGCCAGCTCACCGAGGATCCGCACGCCGCAGCGCGAGCACCGTTCGGTCGGTCCTACCTCGCAGAGATCGGGTCAGCGCTCCTGGGGCTCGCTCGCGACGTCACCGACCGCGGCGTACGCCGCGAAGCAACGGAGCGCAGCCACCCCGAGCCGGATGCGGCTGCGTCCCCGTTGACTGGTCACGACCTGCTTCAAGCGATGAACACGCTCGTCGACGACACCGTGGTCTATGTCAACGAGACAACGACGCTGGATCTCGACTATCTGGAGCGCGTGGACATCGACCGGCCGGGCATGTACCATTTCCCCGCTTCAGGGGGCCTTGGCTTCGGACTCCCTGCTGCTGTCGGGTTCGCTATCGGGGATCCACAAGCGACGGTCGTCGCGACGATCGGTGATGGATCGGCGAACTTCGGCATTACCGCTCTCTACACCGCGGCTCAACGCCAGACGCGCACCATCTTCATCATCATCAACAACTCAGGGTACGGTGCGCTCGCCGGGTTCTCACAGCGGATGGGCGCGGACCACGTTCCCGGCCTCGAACTCGGTGGCATTGATTTCGTCGCGATCTCCCAGGGATATGGCGTGTCGGCGAGCCGAGTCACGTCCCTCGAAGAGTTCGTCGAGGCATACCGCTTTGCCCTCACCACCACCGGACCGATCCTCATCGAAGCGATCGTCCAATGA
- a CDS encoding uracil-DNA glycosylase, producing MRVDDGRTSGARAGLGPLELAREGYIAADWAEALVPVGEDLAELGRFLRAERDAGHQVLPAGERILAAFQRPLADVRVLIVGQDPYPTPGHPIGLSFATAPDVRPIPRSLQNMYRELESDLGIAPAAHGDLTGWSDSGVMLLNRVLTVRAGTPASHRGKGWEAFTAHAIRTLVERGGPLVAILWGNDARSLKPLLGSTPVIESAHPSPLSASRGFFGSRPFSRANDALRDLGAAPVDWRLPGA from the coding sequence ATGAGGGTGGATGACGGACGGACATCAGGGGCCAGGGCGGGTCTCGGCCCTCTCGAACTCGCCCGTGAGGGGTATATCGCCGCGGACTGGGCCGAGGCGCTCGTGCCCGTCGGCGAGGATCTCGCCGAGCTCGGGCGCTTTCTGCGCGCAGAACGGGACGCGGGGCACCAGGTCCTGCCCGCGGGGGAGCGGATCCTCGCCGCCTTCCAGCGACCGCTCGCAGATGTGCGCGTACTGATCGTCGGTCAGGATCCGTACCCGACTCCTGGACATCCGATCGGCCTCTCATTCGCGACCGCACCAGACGTCCGTCCGATCCCGCGCAGTCTGCAGAACATGTACCGGGAGCTGGAATCGGATCTCGGGATCGCTCCCGCTGCGCACGGCGATCTCACCGGATGGTCGGACAGCGGTGTGATGCTGCTGAACCGCGTGCTCACGGTGCGGGCAGGCACTCCGGCGTCGCACCGGGGCAAGGGGTGGGAAGCGTTCACGGCGCACGCCATCCGCACCCTCGTCGAACGAGGGGGACCGCTGGTCGCGATCCTCTGGGGCAACGACGCCCGTTCGCTGAAACCTCTGCTCGGCAGCACGCCCGTCATCGAGAGTGCCCATCCGTCGCCGCTCTCCGCGTCCCGAGGGTTCTTCGGATCGCGCCCGTTCAGTCGTGCGAACGATGCGCTCCGGGATCTCGGGGCGGCGCCAGTGGACTGGAGGCTGCCCGGAGCCTGA
- a CDS encoding TRAP transporter substrate-binding protein translates to MTLHSRSRRRTYAATAGVAVAGLMLAGCADGGGTAGGDEDYVLTFASWATPGSSNEAIQEEWIRMIEEATDGRITFDVSGAGALCAADEIPECVRDGRADVGQTISDYAPQLFPQTTVVSIPFITQNADATHETLYALSTEHEGAAQLWEQNNLKMLGHWPAGRLLLGSDEPVTSIDDVADLRWRMAGPYMQAAVDTIGAGNVALTAPETYEAVERGVVDAVAFPMDGLVSYQLKDILPQWTDPGIGQYTTVGQWMNLDVFNGLPDDLQQAVQSVNDEFNSGPAMDVFREVTTEQCDTILETIDGIDEWDPAATDEWEAAVGDDLQKKWIDDATANGLEDAAGYLEMYQDELAAFDESVVEDPSLTCAGRS, encoded by the coding sequence ATGACGTTACACAGTCGATCACGCCGCCGTACCTACGCCGCCACCGCCGGAGTCGCGGTGGCCGGTCTCATGCTCGCCGGCTGCGCCGACGGCGGCGGCACGGCCGGAGGCGACGAAGACTATGTGCTGACCTTCGCCTCGTGGGCGACCCCGGGCAGCTCGAACGAGGCCATCCAAGAAGAGTGGATTCGGATGATCGAGGAGGCCACCGACGGCCGCATCACGTTCGATGTCTCCGGTGCCGGCGCGCTCTGCGCTGCCGACGAGATCCCGGAGTGCGTACGCGACGGGCGTGCAGATGTCGGACAGACGATCTCCGACTACGCACCCCAGCTTTTCCCGCAGACCACCGTCGTGAGCATCCCCTTCATCACCCAGAACGCTGACGCCACGCATGAGACCCTCTACGCGCTGAGCACCGAGCACGAGGGTGCAGCCCAGCTCTGGGAACAGAACAACCTGAAAATGCTCGGCCACTGGCCCGCGGGGCGGCTGCTACTCGGCAGCGACGAGCCCGTCACCTCGATCGACGACGTCGCGGACCTGCGCTGGCGCATGGCGGGACCGTACATGCAGGCGGCGGTCGACACCATCGGAGCGGGCAATGTCGCCCTCACGGCGCCCGAGACCTACGAAGCCGTCGAGCGCGGTGTAGTCGACGCAGTCGCATTTCCGATGGACGGCCTCGTGAGCTACCAGCTCAAGGACATCCTCCCGCAGTGGACTGACCCGGGCATCGGTCAATACACGACCGTCGGTCAGTGGATGAATCTGGACGTCTTTAACGGTCTCCCCGACGACCTCCAGCAGGCCGTGCAGTCGGTCAACGACGAGTTCAATTCAGGCCCCGCCATGGACGTCTTCCGCGAAGTGACGACGGAGCAGTGCGACACGATCCTCGAGACGATCGACGGCATCGACGAGTGGGACCCCGCCGCGACCGACGAGTGGGAGGCCGCCGTCGGCGATGATCTGCAGAAGAAGTGGATCGATGACGCCACCGCGAATGGACTCGAGGATGCAGCGGGCTACCTCGAGATGTACCAGGATGAACTGGCAGCGTTCGACGAGTCCGTCGTGGAAGATCCCTCGCTCACCTGCGCCGGCCGTTCATGA
- a CDS encoding ABC transporter permease, translating into MNPATPGLLRGIGIVAGLELRQRMRSRVLLILAIVWFVVIGAVTVVTWFILDAGASAYDTSVQGFPMFSVIVYFVLLFGTLVAPAVSAGSIGADRAAATLATTQVTLLGPWAILLGKALAAWITGIAFLVVASPFVVASLAFGQFNASRLLLALLALVLQIGLFTIIGVGLSALISSQVFAIVTAYLVVALLSVGTLIAFALATGLSTQYVEVESQTLTDEYWEAVDACAPDDSSCFDAVPETCEPTVDTWPVTDTTGTWWVLALNPYVVVADTVTTGQGGPSRDRWADDDLFSTIAGAVRSMQVAETAEPGYNECAPSALETPVEDDLDDTVPVWWLGMTLQTVLALLALGGGYRRLRTPARHVPRGSRIA; encoded by the coding sequence ATGAACCCGGCGACTCCAGGGCTTCTCCGCGGTATCGGAATCGTGGCGGGGCTCGAACTGCGTCAGCGGATGCGCTCACGCGTCCTGCTGATCCTCGCCATCGTCTGGTTCGTCGTGATCGGCGCAGTGACGGTGGTGACCTGGTTCATCCTCGACGCGGGCGCCTCCGCCTACGACACCTCGGTGCAGGGGTTCCCGATGTTCTCGGTGATCGTGTACTTCGTGCTCCTGTTCGGCACGCTCGTCGCCCCGGCTGTCTCCGCGGGTTCGATCGGCGCCGATCGCGCTGCCGCAACGCTCGCGACGACGCAGGTCACGCTGCTGGGACCGTGGGCGATCCTCCTCGGCAAGGCGCTCGCTGCCTGGATCACAGGTATCGCGTTCCTCGTGGTGGCGTCACCGTTCGTCGTCGCGAGCCTGGCGTTCGGGCAGTTCAACGCGTCGAGGCTCCTGCTCGCTTTACTCGCACTCGTTCTCCAGATCGGCCTGTTCACCATCATCGGGGTCGGCCTGTCTGCGCTCATCTCGTCGCAGGTCTTCGCGATCGTCACCGCGTATCTCGTCGTGGCGCTCCTCTCAGTGGGCACGTTGATCGCGTTCGCGCTCGCTACGGGGCTCAGCACCCAGTACGTCGAGGTCGAGAGCCAGACGCTCACCGACGAATACTGGGAGGCGGTGGACGCGTGCGCTCCCGACGACTCCTCATGCTTCGACGCGGTACCTGAAACATGCGAGCCGACCGTCGACACGTGGCCCGTCACCGACACCACCGGGACCTGGTGGGTGCTCGCGCTCAATCCCTACGTGGTCGTCGCCGACACCGTCACGACGGGGCAGGGCGGTCCATCGCGCGACAGGTGGGCCGACGACGACCTCTTCAGCACGATCGCGGGGGCCGTCCGTTCGATGCAGGTCGCCGAAACGGCCGAGCCCGGCTACAACGAGTGCGCCCCGTCGGCACTCGAGACGCCCGTCGAGGACGACCTCGACGACACTGTTCCGGTGTGGTGGCTCGGGATGACGCTGCAAACCGTACTCGCGCTGCTCGCGCTCGGCGGAGGGTACCGGCGGCTCCGCACGCCGGCCAGACACGTGCCCCGCGGCTCCCGCATCGCGTAG
- a CDS encoding benzaldehyde dehydrogenase — MSDQSTGLDPQRWEGRLFTGEWTTGSAGTTDVREPATGQTLGRVALASGSDVREAAQRSAVAQREWAALKPEVRAAVLRRAGAFFEDHEAELAEWIQRETGAIAAKAGLELHVAANECFDAAALPHHRNGDVLASDGDHWSFARRQPAGVVGVISPFNFPLILSIRSVAPALALGNSVILKPDPRTPVSGGYMIARAFEAAGLPAGALQVLPGGAEAGAALTEAPEITVVSFTGSTAAGRKVGEACGRTLKRVHLELGGNNALVVLPGADVAAAASAGAFGSFLHQGQICMTAGRHLVHESIRDEYIAALREKAAQLPVGDPWADGAPLGPIIDEGQRDNVDRIVHEAERAGATIETGGTSEGLFYRPTVLSNVSADNPAWTAEIFGPVAPVMSFSTIEEAADIVNASDYGLSVGILGDVGTAMKLADLVRSGKVHINEQTVADESNAPFGGVGDSGNGSRFGGYDANIEAFTETQWLTMRSDIAPYPF, encoded by the coding sequence ATGTCAGATCAGAGCACAGGCCTGGATCCGCAACGCTGGGAGGGCCGGCTGTTCACCGGCGAGTGGACCACCGGATCCGCTGGGACTACCGACGTCCGTGAACCTGCCACAGGTCAGACGCTGGGCCGAGTTGCACTCGCCAGCGGCTCGGATGTGCGGGAGGCCGCTCAGCGCAGCGCGGTTGCACAACGAGAGTGGGCGGCGCTCAAGCCCGAGGTTCGGGCCGCCGTTCTCCGCAGAGCCGGTGCGTTCTTCGAAGACCACGAGGCCGAATTGGCGGAGTGGATCCAGCGTGAGACCGGCGCCATCGCGGCGAAAGCCGGTCTCGAGCTCCACGTCGCAGCAAACGAGTGCTTCGATGCCGCCGCACTGCCGCATCATCGGAACGGCGACGTACTCGCATCCGACGGTGACCACTGGTCGTTTGCAAGACGGCAACCTGCCGGCGTCGTTGGAGTGATCTCCCCGTTCAACTTCCCCCTCATCCTGTCCATCCGCTCGGTCGCGCCTGCACTGGCGCTCGGAAACAGCGTGATCTTGAAGCCCGACCCGCGCACTCCCGTTTCCGGTGGATACATGATTGCCCGTGCGTTCGAAGCAGCGGGTCTTCCGGCCGGAGCACTGCAGGTCCTTCCCGGTGGCGCCGAGGCGGGTGCGGCACTCACCGAGGCACCGGAGATCACCGTCGTGTCCTTCACGGGATCCACCGCGGCGGGGCGCAAAGTCGGCGAAGCCTGCGGGCGCACGCTCAAGCGCGTGCACCTCGAACTCGGCGGCAACAACGCGCTCGTCGTGCTTCCGGGCGCAGACGTAGCGGCAGCAGCATCAGCCGGCGCATTCGGGTCGTTCCTGCACCAGGGTCAGATCTGCATGACGGCCGGCCGTCACCTGGTGCACGAGTCGATTCGCGACGAGTACATCGCAGCGCTGCGCGAGAAAGCTGCGCAGCTGCCGGTCGGCGATCCCTGGGCCGATGGCGCGCCGCTCGGACCCATCATCGACGAGGGTCAACGCGACAACGTGGACCGTATCGTGCATGAGGCCGAACGAGCCGGAGCGACGATCGAGACCGGAGGCACCTCCGAGGGCCTCTTCTACCGCCCCACCGTGCTGTCCAACGTTTCCGCCGACAATCCCGCTTGGACCGCAGAGATCTTCGGGCCGGTGGCGCCCGTCATGTCGTTCTCCACGATCGAAGAAGCCGCCGACATCGTGAATGCGAGCGACTACGGTCTGTCGGTGGGCATTCTCGGCGACGTGGGCACCGCCATGAAACTCGCCGATCTCGTGCGTTCCGGCAAGGTCCACATCAACGAGCAGACGGTTGCAGACGAATCGAACGCCCCGTTCGGCGGCGTCGGCGACTCGGGCAACGGTTCGCGCTTCGGCGGGTACGACGCGAACATCGAGGCGTTCACAGAGACGCAGTGGCTGACCATGCGGTCCGATATCGCCCCCTATCCCTTCTGA
- a CDS encoding LysR family transcriptional regulator: MDLNLLRTFAAIYESRSLTAAAENLYVSPSAVSQTLAKLRQNFDDRLFIRVGREMSSTAFADELYGTVREALDALDRAVATRGFAPRESRRRFKIALTEMGELHWAAPISRALRRHGPHISLDVQSLNLSTIEEDLTRGTVDLAIHSANLSARLDSRPIKSEDYAVLLAAKHPLAADDRISFEDYCAADHVFVSGDSGAPWVRSALARLDQHVEPRLHVNHFSALPRILQGAALIATVPGSLAEVWSQSPEFAARPLPFGLESIQVRLYSRRAYQDAPALHWFRETVTRAITETESRSVTFPVPFVIDEVSKSR, translated from the coding sequence GTGGATCTGAACCTTCTTCGCACGTTCGCGGCGATCTATGAATCCCGGAGCCTGACCGCCGCCGCCGAGAACCTGTACGTGTCGCCGTCAGCGGTCAGTCAGACGCTCGCCAAACTCCGTCAGAACTTCGATGATCGCCTGTTCATCCGTGTTGGTCGTGAAATGTCATCCACGGCATTCGCCGACGAACTGTATGGCACCGTGCGCGAGGCTCTCGACGCGCTCGACCGTGCGGTCGCCACGCGCGGCTTCGCACCGAGGGAATCTCGGCGCCGCTTCAAGATTGCGCTGACCGAGATGGGCGAACTGCACTGGGCCGCACCGATCTCGCGAGCACTACGACGTCACGGGCCTCATATCAGCCTCGACGTGCAATCGCTCAACCTGTCGACGATCGAGGAGGACCTCACGCGAGGAACCGTCGATCTCGCAATTCACTCCGCGAACCTCAGTGCGCGCCTCGATTCCCGGCCCATCAAGTCCGAGGACTACGCCGTGCTGCTCGCGGCCAAACACCCGCTCGCGGCCGATGATCGCATTTCGTTCGAGGACTACTGCGCCGCGGATCACGTCTTCGTGAGCGGGGACTCGGGGGCACCGTGGGTGCGCTCCGCGCTCGCACGACTCGACCAGCACGTCGAACCGCGGCTGCACGTGAACCACTTCTCAGCGCTCCCCCGCATTCTCCAGGGAGCCGCCCTCATCGCCACTGTTCCCGGCAGTCTCGCAGAGGTCTGGTCGCAGTCACCCGAGTTCGCTGCCCGTCCACTGCCGTTCGGGCTCGAGTCCATCCAGGTGCGTCTGTACTCCAGGCGCGCGTACCAGGATGCGCCGGCGCTGCACTGGTTCCGGGAAACCGTGACACGGGCGATCACCGAGACCGAATCGCGCAGCGTCACGTTCCCCGTCCCCTTCGTCATCGACGAGGTCAGTAAGTCACGCTAA
- a CDS encoding TRAP transporter small permease, with translation MARAIAGPLGALASLSTIVMMVAIVIDVVSRNIGQSSVPGLVEMSESALVATVFLGLAYAGATNAHVAVDLFTDAMPAGLARLATLTMWILGVGITAWFVVGSMQRALASTRSNELRAGLVDWPLWPSRWLITIGLIAFLIVAVINVILLLRKQPLLGQEIVPDPAAGTLASPNGTAGDAAALGNTRTRADDTPDNARDGGDR, from the coding sequence TTGGCACGCGCGATCGCTGGCCCGCTGGGCGCGCTCGCATCGCTCTCGACCATCGTGATGATGGTCGCCATCGTGATCGATGTGGTGTCGCGCAACATCGGCCAGAGTTCGGTTCCCGGGCTGGTTGAGATGAGCGAGTCCGCACTCGTCGCCACGGTGTTCCTGGGCCTCGCCTATGCCGGAGCGACGAACGCGCATGTGGCTGTCGATCTCTTCACCGACGCCATGCCCGCGGGACTCGCGAGGCTCGCCACCCTGACGATGTGGATCCTCGGGGTGGGTATCACGGCGTGGTTCGTGGTCGGCAGCATGCAGCGCGCGCTCGCCAGCACACGGTCGAACGAACTGCGTGCTGGCCTCGTCGATTGGCCGCTCTGGCCCTCGCGGTGGCTCATCACGATCGGCCTGATCGCCTTCCTCATCGTCGCCGTCATCAATGTAATTCTCCTCCTGCGTAAACAACCGTTGCTCGGACAGGAGATCGTTCCCGATCCTGCAGCAGGCACGCTGGCGTCGCCAAACGGCACAGCCGGTGATGCGGCTGCTCTCGGCAACACGCGCACCCGCGCAGACGACACCCCTGATAATGCCCGAGACGGAGGTGACCGATGA
- a CDS encoding TRAP transporter large permease gives MTTGAVILVVVLLLLVLLACRMPVWLALAGSGAAGLFLLRGEKFVTSSLGAVPFDQTSTFSLTIIPMFILMGTFAVKANIAEQVFAVAQRGFRKLPGGLGISTVAACAGFAAVSGSTIGTAATMANLSVNQMRKAGYPTSLAGALVAVAGTLGAMIPPSVFLVLYAILAGESIAQMLAAGIIPGVLSAIAYMVYIGLRTRKMQLVDPAAAETDSALGEALEQARSGAAAQKLRLPFRGVVRLAILFIIIMGGIYSGIFTPTESAAVGALAAAVMLVLEFRRAGARELWIRVIDALQETARTTSMVFAIIVGSAILSLFFVVARVPQTVTDAVTSLDVPGWLILALLLAFLIPLGMALESISILVITVPLLYPVAMELGFDGIWLGILIVKLIEIGMVTPPVGINCFVVAGTAGIKSSEVFRGVWPFVVMEIGLVALFFATPSLVLWLPSLVVQ, from the coding sequence ATGACTACCGGAGCCGTGATCCTCGTTGTCGTTCTGCTGCTTCTCGTGTTGCTCGCCTGCCGAATGCCGGTGTGGCTCGCACTCGCCGGGTCGGGAGCAGCCGGTCTCTTCCTCCTGCGCGGCGAAAAGTTCGTGACGAGTTCCCTCGGGGCGGTCCCATTCGACCAGACCTCGACATTCTCGCTGACGATCATCCCGATGTTCATTTTGATGGGAACGTTCGCCGTGAAAGCGAACATCGCCGAGCAGGTGTTCGCCGTCGCCCAGCGCGGCTTCCGCAAGCTGCCTGGAGGTCTCGGCATCTCGACGGTCGCAGCGTGCGCAGGTTTCGCTGCCGTGTCCGGCTCAACGATCGGTACCGCCGCGACGATGGCGAATCTCTCGGTCAACCAGATGCGGAAAGCCGGATACCCCACCAGTCTCGCGGGCGCGCTCGTCGCCGTGGCCGGCACACTCGGCGCGATGATCCCTCCGAGCGTCTTCCTCGTGCTCTACGCGATCCTCGCGGGAGAATCCATCGCGCAGATGCTCGCCGCAGGCATCATTCCCGGTGTCCTCTCAGCGATCGCGTACATGGTGTACATCGGTCTGAGGACACGGAAGATGCAGTTGGTCGATCCTGCTGCCGCGGAGACGGACTCAGCGCTCGGTGAAGCGCTTGAACAGGCCAGAAGCGGGGCAGCCGCTCAAAAGCTGCGCCTCCCCTTCCGGGGCGTCGTGCGCCTGGCCATCCTGTTCATCATCATCATGGGCGGGATCTACAGCGGTATCTTCACTCCGACCGAGTCCGCCGCGGTCGGGGCGCTCGCAGCAGCGGTCATGCTGGTCCTGGAGTTCCGCCGCGCTGGTGCACGAGAACTCTGGATTCGCGTGATCGATGCCCTGCAGGAGACAGCACGAACGACGTCGATGGTGTTCGCCATCATCGTCGGGTCGGCGATCCTGTCGCTCTTCTTTGTGGTCGCTCGCGTCCCGCAGACGGTCACGGACGCGGTGACATCGCTCGACGTTCCCGGCTGGCTCATCCTGGCGCTGCTGCTCGCCTTCCTCATCCCGCTCGGTATGGCACTCGAGTCCATCTCGATCCTGGTGATCACGGTTCCGCTCCTCTACCCGGTGGCGATGGAACTGGGCTTCGACGGCATCTGGCTCGGAATCCTCATCGTGAAGCTCATCGAGATCGGCATGGTCACTCCACCGGTCGGCATCAACTGCTTCGTCGTGGCTGGCACGGCTGGGATCAAGTCGAGCGAGGTCTTTCGCGGCGTTTGGCCGTTCGTGGTCATGGAGATCGGGCTCGTGGCCCTCTTCTTCGCGACACCATCGCTCGTGCTCTGGTTGCCATCATTGGTAGTGCAGTGA